A DNA window from Vigna unguiculata cultivar IT97K-499-35 chromosome 10, ASM411807v1, whole genome shotgun sequence contains the following coding sequences:
- the LOC114167255 gene encoding probable 2-oxoglutarate-dependent dioxygenase AOP1: protein MDSQNVCEVPVVDFTVKEMKQGTEKWVSACKVIRNALEDHGCFYALYDKVPTELHNSLFTLMEEQFDLPLETKMQKISDKPYHGYYGQNAHAPLYESLGINDPLTAEEIQKFTKLMWPEGHDHFCETLSLYAKLVVELDHVSKRMVFDGYGVEQKHCDSLLESTKYMLRSFKYRVPQKDENNLGLHAHTDTSFFTILHQNNVNGLQVKLKNGEWIDVDPSPFMFLILAGDAFKVWSNDRMQCCEHRVIISGKKERYSMGLFSLGGKVVETQEELVDEEHPRKYKPFDHYEYLRFYATKKALESKSRIKAFCGIDYADEN from the exons ATGGATTCCCAAAATGTTTGTGAGGTTCCTGTAGTAGACTTCACCGTTAAGGAGATGAAACAAGGTACAGAAAAGTGGGTTTCAGCATGCAAAGTGATCCGAAATGCACTTGAAGATCATGGTTGTTTCTATGCGTTGTATGATAAAGTTCCTACGGAGCTTCACAACTCACTTTTTACTCTAATGGAAGAACAATTTGATCTTCCACTGGAAACAAAAATGCAGAAGATCAGTGACAAACCCTACCATGGTTACTACGGACAAAATGCTCATGCCCCTCTCTATGAATCCCTAGGGATCAACGATCCATTGACCGCAGAAGAAATTCAGAAGTTCACCAAACTAATGTGGCCAGAAGGACATGATCATTTCTG TGAGACTTTGAGTCTGTATGCAAAGCTGGTTGTAGAATTGGATCATGTGAGTAAGAGAATGGTGTTTGATGGGTATGGAGTGGAGCAAAAGCACTGTGATTCTCTTCTGGAATCGACCAAGTACATGCTTCGGAGCTTCAAATATAGAGTGCCACAGAAGGATGAAAATAATCTGGGATTGCATGCTCACACAGACACATCGTTCTTTACCATTTTGCATCAGAACAACGTAAATGGTCTGCAAGTAAAACTCAAAAATGGAGAGTGGATTGATGTTGATCCATCACCCTTCATGTTTCTCATCCTAGCAGGCGATGCATTTAAG GTTTGGAGTAACGATAGAATGCAGTGTTGTGAACATCGAGTGATTATAAGCGGAAAGAAGGAAAGGTATTCGATGGGACTGTTTTCACTTGGTGGCAAGGTGGTTGAAACTCAAGAAGAACTTGTGGATGAAGAACATCCAAGAAAATATAAACCATTTGATCATTATGAATACCTGCGTTTCTATGCAACAAAAAAGGCCCTTGAATCCAAGTCTCGAATCAAAGCATTCTGTGGCATAGATTATGCTGATGAGAACTGA
- the LOC114166499 gene encoding probable 2-oxoglutarate-dependent dioxygenase AOP1 — protein MGSEDTLKLPVIDFTHLKPEVKNSNWETVKSEVHKALVEYGCFEAIFDRVPLDLRKALFGSLQELFDLPLQTKILNVSKKPYHGYVGQYPMIPLFESMGIDDAIVHEKVESMTNIMWPNGNASFSKTIQSFSGQLSELDEIVRKMVLESLGVEKYLEEHMNSTNYLLRVMKYKGPQTSDTKLGLSTHSDKNIVTILYQNEVQGLEVLTKDGKWISHKPSPHTFVVMIGDSLHAWSNGRLHSPFHRVMMSGNEARYSAGLFSIPKGGSIIKAPEELVDEEHPLLFKPFDHVEFLKYYYTEEGQRDQFALHTYCGI, from the exons atggGTTCAGAAGACACTCTAAAGCTTCCGGTAATCGACTTCACTCATCTGAAACCGGAAGTCAAAAACTCTAATTGGGAGACAGTAAAATCTGAAGTGCACAAGGCACTAGTAGAGTATGGTTGCTTTGAAGCAATTTTTGATAGGGTTCCTTTAGACCTCAGAAAAGCCTTGTTTGGTTCACTTCAAGAACTCTTTGATCTTCCTCTGCAAACAAAGATACTCAATGTTTCTAAGAAACCTTATCATGGTTATGTTGGACAATATCCTATGATTCCACTCTTTGAAAGCATGGGCATTGATGATGCAATTGTTCATGAGAAAGTAGAGAGCATGACCAACATCATGTGGCCTAATGGAAACGCAAGTTTTAG CAAAACTATACAATCCTTTTCTGGGCAGCTATCAGAGTTGGATGAGATTGTTAGGAAGATGGTTTTGGAGAGCTTAGGTGTTGAGAAGTACTTGGAGGAGCACATGAACTCAACCAATTATCTCCTTAGGGTTATGAAATACAAAGGCCCTCAAACCAGTGACACAAAGCTAGGCCTCAGCACACACTCAGATAAGAACATAGTGACCATTTTGTACCAAAATGAAGTGCAGGGCTTAGAGGTTTTGACCAAAGATGGAAAATGGATAAGCCACAAGCCTTCACCTCACACTTTTGTTGTCATGATTGGTGACTCTCTCCAT GCATGGTCAAATGGGAGGTTGCATTCACCATTTCACAGAGTGATGATGAGTGGAAATGAGGCAAGATATTCTGCAGGGTTGTTCTCTATTCCGAAAGGAGGGAGCATAATAAAAGCACCAGAGGAACTTGTGGATGAGGAACACCCTCTGCTTTTTAAACCCTTTGATCATGTTGAGTTCCTCAAGTATTACTACACTGAAGAAGGACAGAGAGACCAGTTTGCACTGCATACTTACTGTGGTATCTGA
- the LOC114165865 gene encoding pleiotropic drug resistance protein 1-like — MEGSDIYRATNSLRANSSTAWRRSIMEGFSRSSHREDGADEEALKWAALEKLPTYNRLKKGLLTTSRGVANEIDITELGFRERQKLLDRLINVAEEDNEKFLLKLKDRIDRVGIDIPTIEVRYEHLNVEAETYVGSRALPTFVNFVTNMVESVFTSLHILSGKKKHVTILKDVSGVIKPRRMTLLLGPPSSGKTTLLLALSGKLDPSLKASGRVSYNGHGFDEFVPQRTAAYISQNDVHIGEMTVRETLAFSAKCQGVGTRYDLLSELARREKEAKIKPDPDIDVYMKAAVTGGQEANLVTDYVLKILGLDICADTMMGDEMLRGVSGGQRKRVTTGEMLVGPANALFMDEISTGLDSSTTFQIVKCLSHYVHILDGTAVISLLQPAPETYELFDDIILISDGQIVYQGPRQHVLEFFESVGFQCPERKGVADFLQEVTSRKDQEQYWMHRDEAYRFVTVTQFAEAFQSFHVGRRIGEELATPFDKSKNHPAALTTERYGVNKKELLKANISRELLLMKRNSFVYIFKLFQLVILAILTMTMFLRTEMHRDNLGDGGVYTGALFFAVVILMFNGLAEISMTIVKLPIFYKQRDLLFYPSWAYAIPSWILKIPITFLEAAVWVFLTYYVIGFDPNVSRLLKQYLVLLLINQMSSGLFRAIAALGRNMIVANTFGSFALLILFALGGFILSRDDIKVWWIWGYWISPLMYGQNAIVVNEFLGNSWNRITPNSNKTLGIQILESRGFFTHAYWYWIGIGALIGFIFLFNFMYTLALTYLNPFDKPQTTITEESEGGKASGRAREEELTCLESSGSANSAVSCSRIKNRGMVLPFEPYSITFDQIVYSVDMPQEMKDQGVREDKLVLLKGVSGAFCPGVLTALMGVSGAGKTTLMDVLAGRKTGGYIEGSIKVSGYPKRQETFARISGYCEQNDIHSPHVTVYESLVYSAWLRLSAEVESKTRKMFIEEVMELVELNPLRNSLVGLPGVSGLSTEQRKRLTIAVELVANPSIIFMDEPTSGLDARAAAIVMRTVRNTVDTGRTVVCTIHQPSIDIFEAFDELFLMKRGGQEIYVGPLGRHSSQLIKYFESIEGVSKIKVGYNPATWMLEVTTPAQELNLGVDFNQIYRNSELYRRNKQLIAELGNPGHGSKDIHFPTKYAQSLWVQCLACLWKQHWSYWRNPPYTAVRFLSTTVIALMFGTMFWDLGGKYSSRQDLFNAMGSMYNAVLFVGIQNSASVQPVVAIGRTVFYRERAAGMYSAFPYALAQVLIELPYIFVQAATYSAIVYSMMGFEWTLEKFFWYLFFMFFTLCYFTFYGMMTVAVTPNHHVASVVAAAFYGIWNLFSGFVIPRPNMPVWWRWYYWACPVAWTIYGLLASQFGDITNVMKLENISVQEFLRSYFGIRHDFIGVSAIVVSGFAVLFAIIFAVSIKAFNFQKR; from the exons ATGGAGGGGAGTGATATATACAGAGCAACCAATAGTTTACGTGCGAACAGTTCTACTGCATGGAGAAGAAGTATAATGGAGGGTTTTTCAAGGTCATCACATCGTGAAGATGGAGCTGATGAAGAAGCTCTGAAATGGGCTGCACTTGAGAAACTCCCCACTTACAACCGTTTGAAGAAAGGGTTGTTAACAACTTCACGTGGAGTCGCCAATGAGATTGATATAACTGAACTTGGATTTCGAGAAAGACAGAAACTGTTGGACAGGTTGATCAATGTCGCTGAAGAGGACAATGAGAAGTTTCTGCTCAAGCTTAAGGATCGGATTGATCG AGTTGGGATTGATATTCCAACAATCGAAGTTCGATACGAGCACTTAAATGTTGAGGCAGAGACTTATGTGGGAAGCAGAGCTTTGCCCACTTTTGTGAACTTCGTTACTAATATGGTGGAG AGTGTGTTTACTTCTCTCCATATTCTCTCAGGCAAAAAGAAACATGTTACTATCCTTAAAGATGTGAGTGGAGTAATCAAACCTCGCAGGATGACACTACTTTTGGGTCCTCCAAGTTCAGGAAAAACCACACTCCTTTTAGCCCTGTCAGGAAAACTTGATCCAAGTCTTAAG GCATCAGGGAGAGTGAGTTATAATGGGCATGGATTTGACGAGTTTGTTCCTCAGAGAACAGCTGCATATATCAGCCAGAATGATGTTCATATCGGAGAAATGACAGTGAGGGAAACCTTGGCATTCTCAGCAAAGTGCCAAGGAGTTGGAACACGTTATG ACTTGCTGTCTGAGTTGGctagaagagaaaaagaagcaaaGATCAAGCCAGACCCGGATATTGATGTCTACATGAAG GCAGCTGTAACTGGAGGTCAGGAAGCAAATCTGGTAACAGATTATGTTCTGAAG ATTCTGGGGTTGGATATATGTGCTGATACAATGATGGGGGATGAAATGTTGCGGGGTGTATCTGGAGGACAAAGGAAGCGGGTTACTACAGGGGAGATGTTGGTTGGACCAGCAAATGCTCTGTTCATGGATGAAATATCCACTGGTTTAGACAGTTCCACAACTTTTCAAATCGTGAAGTGCCTCAGCCATTATGTTCACATTCTTGATGGAACCGCAGTTATCTCTTTACTCCAGCCAGCACCAGAGACTTATGAACTTTTTGATGACATTATTCTTATATCTGATGGCCAAATTGTCTACCAAGGACCCCGTCAAcatgttcttgaatttttcGAATCTGTTGGTTTCCAATGTCCCGAGAGGAAAGGTGTTGCAGACTTTCTTCAAGAA GTAACTTCAAGAAAGGATCAAGAGCAGTATTGGATGCATAGAGATGAAGCATACAGGTTTGTAACTGTCACTCAATTTGCTGAGGCATTTCAGTCATTTCATGTTGGAAGGAGAATCGGAGAAGAGCTTGCAACTCCATTTGATAAGTCCAAAAACCACCCAGCTGCATTAACCACTGAAAGGTATGGCGTGAACAAGAAGGAATTGTTAAAGGCTAACATCTCAAGAGAGTTGTTGCTCATGAAAAGGAACTCATTTGTTTACATCTTCAAACTGTTCCAG CTTGTGATCTTGGCAATATTGACCATGACAATGTTTCTGCGAACCGAGATGCACCGGGATAACTTGGGTGATGGAGGTGTTTATACTGGTGCTCTATTTTTCGCAGTAGTAATTCTCATGTTCAATGGATTGGCTGAGATTTCAATGACCATTGTAAAGCTTCCTATTTTCTACAAGCAACGAGACcttctattttatccttcaTGGGCATATGCTATTCCCTCATGGATCCTCAAGATTCCTATTACATTTTTAGAAGCTGCTGTTTGGGTATTTCTGACCTACTACGTAATTGGATTTGATCCAAATGTTTCCAG GCTTTTAAAGCAGTACCTTGTGCTGCTACTGATAAACCAAATGTCTTCTGGTTTGTTCCGAGCTATTGCAGCACTTGGTAGGAACATGATTGTGGCTAACACATTTGGGTCCTTTGCACTTCTCATTCTTTTTGCATTGGGTGGCTTCATTCTGTCAAGAG ATGATATCAAGGTCTGGTGGATTTGGGGTTACTGGATTTCACCTTTAATGTATGGACAAAATGCAATAGTGGTGAATGAATTCCTTGGAAATAGTTGGAACCGC ATCACCCCAAATTCAAATAAGACTTTGGGAATTCAAATTTTGGAGTCCCGTGGGTTCTTCACACATGCATATTGGTACTGGATAGGAATTGGAGCATTGATTGGATTTATCTTCCTCTTCAACTTTATGTACACTTTGGCTCTCACATACCTAAATC cATTTGATAAGCCGCAGACAACAATAACTGAAGAATCAGAAGGTGGTAAGGCTAGTGGGAGAGCTCGAGAAGAAGAATTAACATGCTTAG AAAGTTCTGGAAGTGCTAATTCTGCTGTGAGTTGTAGCCGAATAAAGAATAGAGGAATGGTTCTTCCTTTTGAACCATATTCTATCACATTTGATCAAATAGTGTACTCTGTTGATATGCCACAA GAAATGAAGGATCAAGGTGTAAGGGAGGACAAATTGGTGCTTTTGAAAGGTGTGAGTGGTGCATTTTGTCCTGGTGTTCTCACAGCTTTGATGGGTGTAAGTGGTGCTGGTAAAACTACATTGATGGATGTTTTAGCTGGAAGAAAAACTGGTGGGTATATTGAGGGAAGCATAAAAGTTTCTGGTTATCCTAAAAGACAAGAAACATTTGCTCGTATTTCTGGTTATTGTGAGCAGAATGATATCCACTCTCCTCATGTTACCGTCTATGAGTCATTGGTCTACTCTGCATGGCTTCGTTTGTCAGCAGAAGTTGAATCCAAGACTAGAAAG ATGTTCATTGAGGAAGTGATGGAACTGGTGGAGTTGAACCCACTGAGGAACTCACTGGTTGGGTTGCCTGGTGTGAGTGGTCTCTCAACAGAACAACGCAAGAGGCTAACAATAGCAGTTGAATTAGTGGCTAATCCTTCCATAATCTTCATGGATGAACCTACTTCTGGGTTAGATGCCAGAGCTGCTGCAATTGTTATGAGAACTGTCAGGAACACAGTTGACACAGGAAGAACAGTTGTTTGCACCATCCATCAGCCAAGCATTGACATATTTGAAGCATTTGATGAG ttattcCTGATGAAGCGTGGAGGACAAGAAATATATGTTGGGCCATTGGGACGCCATTCTAGTCAATTGATCAAGTATTTTGAG AGCATTGAAGGGGTTAGTAAAATCAAAGTTGGCTACAACCCTGCAACTTGGATGTTGGAAGTCACAACTCCAGCACAAGAACTTAATTTAGGTGTtgattttaatcaaatataCAGAAATTCTGAGCTGTATAG GAGAAACAAGCAACTTATAGCAGAACTAGGCAACCCTGGTCATGGCTCAAAAGACATTCATTTTCCTACTAAATACGCTCAGTCACTTTGGGTTCAATGTCTAGCTTGCTTATGGAAACAACATTGGTCATATTGGCGCAATCCACCCTATACAGCTGTGAGATTTCTATCAACTACTGTCATAGCTTTGATGTTTGGAACAATGTTTTGGGACCTTGGTGGCAAATA CTCTAGCAGACAGGACCTATTCAACGCAATGGGTTCAATGTATAACGCTGTTCTCTTTGTTGGTATCCAAAATTCTGCCTCTGTACAACCTGTAGTAGCCATTGGAAGAACTGTGTTTTACAGAGAAAGAGCTGCGGGAATGTATTCTGCTTTTCCATATGCACTTGCACAA GTTTTAATAGAGCTACCTTATATTTTCGTGCAAGCTGCAACATATTCTGCCATAGTTTATTCCATGATGGGATTTGAATGGACTTTGGAGAAGTTCTTTTGGtacttgtttttcatgttcttcacACTGTGCTACTTCACCTTCTATGGCATGATGACTGTGGCTGTCACACCAAATCACCATGTTGCTTCTGTTGTTGCTGCTGCATTTTATGGAATCTGGAACCTCTTCTCAGGATTTGTCATTCCACGACCT AACATGCCTGTGTGGTGGAGGTGGTATTACTGGGCATGCCCTGTGGCTTGGACCATATACGGGTTGCTTGCTTCACAGTTTGGAGACATAACCAATGTGATGaagttagaaaatatttcagtgCAAGAGTTCTTGAGAAGTTATTTTGGTATCAGACATGACTTCATAGGAGTTTCTGCAATCGTGGTTTCTGGTTTTGCAGTGTTGTTTGCTATTATTTTTGCTGTCTCAATCAAGGCCTTCAACTTCCAAAAACGATAG
- the LOC114165867 gene encoding pleiotropic drug resistance protein 1-like — MEGSDIYRARNGVRESSSTAWRRSIMEGFSRSSHHEEGADEEALKWAALEKLSTYNRLKKGLLTTSRGVANEIDITELGFQERHKLLDRLINVAEEDNEKFLLKLKDRIDRVGIEIPTIEVRYEHLNVEAETYVGSRVLPTFVNFVINMVESVFTSLHILSSKKKHVTILKDVSGIIKPRRMTLLLGPPSSGKTTLLLAMSGKLDPNLKASGRVSYNGHGFDEFVPQRTAAYISQNDVHIAEMTVRETLAFSARCQGVGTRYDLVAELARREKEASIKPDPDIDVYMKAAATGGQEASLVTDYVLKILGLDICADTMMGDEMLRGVSGGQRKRVTTGEMLVGPANALFMDEISTGLDSSTTFQIVKCLKHYVHILDGTAVISLLQPAPETYELFDDIVLISAGQIVYQGPRQHVLEFFESVGFQCPERKGVADFLQEVTSRKDQEQYWMHRDEAYRFVTVTQFAEAFQSFHVGRRIREELAIPFDKSKSHPAALTTRRYGVNKKELLKANISREFLLMKRNSFVHIFKLLQLTTLATLTMTMFLRTEMHRDNLGDGGVYTGALFFAVVILMFNGLAAISLTIVKLPVFYKQRDLLFYPSWAYAIPSWILKTPITILEAAVWVILTYYVIGFDPNVGRFLKQYLVLLLINQMSSGLFRAIAALGRNMIVANTFGSFALLILFALGGFILSKNDIKNWWIWGYWTSPLMYAQNAIVVNEFLGNSWNHLTPNSNKTLGIQILESRGFLTHAYWYWIGIAALIGFIFLFNVIYTLALTYLNPFDKPQTTITEESEGGMANGRAREEELTCLDGSGCVNSVVSCSRIENRGMVLPFEPYSITFDQIVYSVDMPQEMKDQGVREDKLVLLKGVSGAFCPGVLTALMGVSGAGKTTLMDVLAGRKTGGYIEGSIKVSGYPQRQETFARISGYCEQNDIHSPHVTVYESLVFSAWLRLTEEVESKTRKMFIEEVMELVELNPLRNLLVGLPGVSGLSTEQRKRLTIAVELVANPSIIFMDEPTSGLDARAAAIVMRTVRNTVDTGRTVVCTIHQPSIDIFEAFDELFLMKRGGQEIYVGPLGRHSRQLIEYFESIEGVSKIKDGFNPATWMLEVTTPAQELTLGVDFHEIYRNSELYRRNKQLIAELGKPGDGSKDIHFPTQYAQSFLVQCLACLWKQHWSYWRNPPYTAVRFLSTTVIALMFGTMFWDLGGKYSSRQDLFNAMGSMYCAILFVGTQNASSVQPVVAIGRTVFYRERAAGMYSAFPYALAQVLIELPYIFVQATTYSVIVYSMMGYEWTLEKFFWFMFFMYFTLCYFTFYGMMTVAVTPNHHVASVVAAAFYGIWNLFSGFVIPRPNIPVWWRWYYWACPVAWTLYGLLASQFGDITDVMKLENISAQEFLRSYFGIRHDFVGVSAIVVSGFAVFFAFIFAVSIKAFNFQKR, encoded by the exons ATGGAGGGGAGTGATATATACAGAGCAAGGAATGGTGTACGTGAGAGCAGTTCTACTGCATGGAGAAGGAGTATAATGGAGGGTTTTTCGAGGTCATCGCATCATGAAGAGGGAGCTGATGAAGAAGCTCTGAAATGGGCTGCACTTGAGAAACTCTCAACTTACAACCGTTTGAAGAAAGGGTTGTTAACAACTTCACGTGGAGTCGCCAATGAGATTGATATAACTGAACTTGGATTTCAAGAAAGACACAAACTGTTGGACAGGTTGATCAATGTTGCTGAAGAGGACAATGAGAAGTTTCTGTTGAAGCTTAAGGATCGGATTGATAG GGTTGGGATTGAGATTCCAACAATCGAAGTTCGATATGAACACTTGAATGTCGAGGCAGAGACTTATGTGGGAAGTAGAGTTTTGCCTACATTTGTGAACTTCGTTATTAATATGGTGGAG AGTGTGTTTACTTCTCTCCATATTCTCTCAAGCAAAAAGAAACATGTTACTATCCTTAAAGATGTGAGTGGAATAATCAAACCTCGCAGGATGACACTACTTTTGGGTCCTCCAAGTTCAGGAAAAACCACACTCCTTTTAGCCATGTCAGGAAAACTTGATCCAAATCTTAAG GCATCAGGGAGAGTGAGTTATAATGGGCATGGATTTGACGAGTTTGTTCCTCAGAGAACAGCTGCATATATCAGCCAGAATGATGTTCATATTGCAGAAATGACAGTGAGGGAAACCTTAGCATTCTCAGCAAGGTGCCAAGGAGTTGGAACACGTTACG ACTTGGTAGCTGAGTTGGccagaagagaaaaagaagcaaGTATCAAGCCAGACCCGGATATTGATGTCTACATGAAG GCAGCTGCAACTGGAGGTCAGGAGGCAAGTCTTGTAACAGATTATGTTCTGAAG ATTCTGGGGTTGGATATATGTGCTGATACAATGATGGGGGATGAAATGTTGCGCGGTGTATCTGGAGGACAAAGGAAGCGGGTTACTACAGGGGAGATGTTGGTTGGACCAGCAAATGCTCTATTCATGGATGAAATATCCACTGGTTTAGACAGTTCCACAACTTTTCAAATCGTGAAGTGTCTCAAGCATTATGTTCACATTCTTGATGGAACTGCAGTTATCTCTTTACTCCAGCCAGCACCGGAGACTTATGAACTTTTTGATGACATTGTTCTTATATCTGCTGGCCAAATTGTCTACCAAGGACCCCGTCAAcatgttcttgaattttttgaatctGTTGGTTTCCAATGTCCCGAGAGGAAAGGTGTTGCAGACTTTCTACAAGAA GTAACTTCAAGAAAGGACCAAGAGCAGTATTGGATGCATAGAGATGAAGCATATAGGTTTGTAACTGTCACTCAATTTGCTGAGGCATTTCAGTCATTTCATGTTGGAAGGAGAATCCGAGAAGAGCTTGCAATTCCATTCGACAAGTCCAAAAGCCACCCAGCTGCATTAACCACTAGAAGATATGGTGTGAACAAGAAGGAATTGTTAAAGGCTAACATTTCAAGAGAGTTTTTGCTCATGAAAAGGAATTCATTTGTTCACATCTTCAAGCTGCTCCAG CTTACGACCTTGGCAACATTGACCATGACAATGTTTCTGCGAACTGAGATGCACCGGGATAATCTGGGTGATGGAGGTGTTTATACTGGTGCTCTATTTTTCGCAGTAGTAATTCTTATGTTTAATGGATTGGCTGCGATTTCATTGACCATTGTAAAGCTTCCTGTTTTCTACAAGCAACGAGACcttctattttatccttcaTGGGCATATGCTATTCCCTCATGGATCCTCAAGACCCCTATAACAATTTTAGAAGCTGCTGTTTGGGTAATTCTGACCTACTACGTAATTGGATTTGATCCAAATGTTGGGAG GTTTTTAAAGCAGTACCTTGTGCTACTTCTGATAAACCAAATGTCTTCTGGTTTGTTCCGAGCTATTGCAGCACTTGGTAGGAACATGATTGTGGCTAACACATTTGGGTCCTTTGCACTTCTCATTCTTTTTGCATTGGGTGGCTTCATTCTGTCAAAAA ATGATATCAAGAACTGGTGGATTTGGGGTTACTggacttcacctttaatgtaTGCGCAGAATGCAATAGTGGTGAATGAATTCCTTGGAAATAGTTGGAACCAC TTAACtccaaattcaaataaaactttGGGAATTCAAATTTTGGAGTCCCGTGGGTTCTTGACACATGCATATTGGTACTGGATAGGAATTGCGGCATTGATTGGATTTATCTTCCTCTTCAACGTTATATACACTTTGGCTCTCACTTACCTAAATC cATTTGATAAGCCGCAGACAACAATAACTGAAGAATCAGAAGGTGGTATGGCTAATGGGAGAGCTCGAGAAGAAGAATTAACATGCTTAGATg GTTCTGGATGTGTTAATTCTGTTGTGAGTTGTAGCCGCATAGAGAATAGAGGAATGGTTCTTCCTTTTGAACCATATTCTATCACATTTGATCAAATAGTGTACTCTGTTGATATGCCACAA GAAATGAAGGATCAAGGTGTAAGGGAGGACAAATTGGTGCTTTTGAAAGGTGTGAGTGGTGCATTTTGTCCTGGTGTTCTCACAGCTTTGATGGGTGTAAGTGGTGCTGGTAAAACTACATTGATGGATGTTTTAGCTGGAAGAAAAACTGGTGGGTATATTGAGGGAAGCATAAAAGTTTCTGGTTATCCTCAAAGACAAGAAACATTTGCTCGTATTTCTGGTTATTGTGAGCAGAATGATATCCACTCTCCTCATGTTACCGTCTATGAGTCATTGGTCTTCTCTGCATGGCTTCGTTTGACAGAAGAAGTTGAATCCAAGACTAGAAAG ATGTTCATTGAGGAAGTGATGGAACTGGTGGAGTTGAATCCACTGAGGAACTTACTGGTTGGCTTGCCTGGTGTGAGTGGTCTCTCAACAGAACAACGCAAGAGGCTAACAATAGCAGTTGAATTAGTGGCTAATCCTTCCATAATTTTCATGGATGAACCTACTTCTGGGTTAGATGCTAGAGCTGCTGCAATTGTTATGAGAACTGTTAGGAACACAGTTGACACGGGAAGAACGGTTGTTTGCACCATCCATCAGCCAAGCATTGACATATTTGAAGCATTTGATGAG ttattcCTAATGAAGCGTGGAGGACAAGAAATATATGTAGGGCCATTGGGACGCCATTCTCGTCAATTGATCGAGTATTTTGAG AGCATTGAAGGGGTTAGTAAAATCAAAGATGGCTTCAACCCTGCAACTTGGATGTTGGAAGTCACAACTCCAGCACAAGAACTTACTTTAGGTGTTGATTTTCATGAAATATACAGAAATTCTGAGCTGTATAG GAGAAACAAGCAACTTATAGCAGAACTAGGCAAGCCCGGTGATGGCTCAAAAGATATTCATTTTCCTACTCAATACGCTCAGTCATTTTTGGTTCAATGTCTAGCTTGCTTATGGAAACAACATTGGTCATATTGGCGCAATCCACCCTATACAGCTGTGAGATTTCTATCAACTACTGTCATAGCTTTGATGTTTGGAACAATGTTTTGGGACCTTGGTGGCAAATA CTCTAGCAGACAGGATCTTTTTAATGCCATGGGTTCAATGTATTGTGCTATTCTCTTTGTTGGTACCCAAAATGCTTCCTCCGTACAACCTGTAGTAGCCATTGGAAGAACTGTGTTCTACAGAGAAAGAGCTGCGGGAATGTATTCTGCTTTTCCATATGCACTTGCACAA GTTTTAATAGAGCTACCTTATATTTTTGTGCAAGCTACAACATATTCTGTCATAGTTTATTCCATGATGGGTTATGAATGGACTTTGGAGAAGTTCTTCTGGTTCATGTTTTTCATGTACTTCACACTGTGCTACTTCACCTTCTATGGCATGATGACTGTGGCTGTCACACCAAATCACCATGTTGCTTCTGTTGTTGCTGCTGCATTTTATGGAATCTGGAACCTCTTCTCAGGATTTGTCATTCCACGACCT AACATTCCtgtgtggtggagatggtattaCTGGGCATGCCCTGTGGCCTGGACCTTATATGGGTTGCTTGCTTCACAGTTTGGAGACATAACCGATGTGATGaagttagaaaatatttcagcGCAAGAGTTCTTAAGAAGTTATTTTGGTATCAGACATGACTTCGTTGGAGTTTCTGCAATCGTGGTTTCTGGTTTTGCAGtgttttttgcttttatttttgcTGTCTCAATCAAGGCCTTCAACTTCCAAAAGCGATAG